A portion of the Desulfomonilia bacterium genome contains these proteins:
- a CDS encoding endonuclease/exonuclease/phosphatase family protein has product MNSVQKFPAVPVKQQDSKVIRLLSYNFQVGISTNKSMDYFTSSWKHFMPHTRRIENMKRLARFIRDYDIVGLQELDGGSFRSGFVNQAEYLAMAAGFDCWYDKINRNMGLVAKHSMGVLSRFKPENVERHDLPGFPGRGCLTVTYGKERNIGIILAHLSLGKRARLKQVDFLCELVSQFSNAVLMGDLNCIPKSEEIEMLKKKAGLKDYGTARPSYPSWAPVQRLDHILVSDGLKIKNTGVLPWSLSDHLPISMEIEFEEKALDTELRIKKAA; this is encoded by the coding sequence ATGAATTCTGTCCAGAAATTCCCGGCAGTACCTGTCAAACAACAGGACAGTAAAGTCATCAGGCTGCTCAGCTATAACTTCCAGGTAGGTATAAGCACGAATAAGAGCATGGACTATTTCACCAGCAGCTGGAAGCATTTCATGCCGCACACGAGAAGAATTGAAAATATGAAGAGGCTGGCCAGGTTCATCAGGGACTACGACATCGTAGGCCTTCAGGAACTTGATGGAGGAAGTTTCCGTTCAGGCTTCGTGAACCAGGCCGAATACCTTGCCATGGCGGCCGGTTTTGACTGCTGGTATGACAAGATTAATCGCAACATGGGACTTGTAGCAAAGCACAGCATGGGGGTGCTCAGCAGGTTCAAGCCTGAAAATGTCGAGCGTCATGACCTGCCCGGTTTTCCCGGAAGGGGCTGTCTCACCGTGACCTACGGAAAAGAAAGAAATATCGGTATCATTCTTGCTCATTTGTCTCTGGGAAAGCGTGCCAGGCTTAAGCAGGTTGATTTCCTGTGTGAACTTGTTTCACAGTTTTCAAATGCAGTACTGATGGGAGATCTCAACTGCATCCCGAAAAGTGAAGAAATTGAGATGCTCAAAAAAAAGGCCGGACTCAAGGACTATGGGACAGCAAGACCGAGTTACCCGAGTTGGGCCCCTGTTCAGAGACTTGACCATATACTGGTGTCAGACGGTCTTAAAATTAAAAATACAGGCGTTCTGCCTTGGTCGCTATCGGATCATCTGCCCATATCAATGGAAATTGAGTTTGAAGAAAAGGCACTCGATACGGAACTCAGGATAAAGAAAGCGGCATAA